One window of Nostoc sp. C052 genomic DNA carries:
- a CDS encoding PP2C family protein-serine/threonine phosphatase has protein sequence MFQILIIDDDYSIKILLKRILEKQGYEVVTASSGDEGIEKALAYRPALIICDWIMPGLTGLEVCHRIKADPKFSTTFFILLTSLDSVADCVKGLDAGADDFISKPIEHNELQARVRAGLRLHQLSRDLQDQKLLLESEMSEAADYVRSLLPFSMTEPFKINFRFIPSRQLGGDCFDYYWLDDDYLAIYLLDTAGHGLKATLPSVSVLNLLRSRALKGLNYYQPSDVLKALNDTFQMNYQNDKYFTIWYGVYNRINRQLIYASAGHPPAVLVTGTSPRKSEVKLLKTPGMPVGMFPEAKYVDASCNIEKFSTLYIFSDGAYEITKSDGTLWSLDAFIQLLVSLQDPVDSQLDRVLSYLIALNSKDAFDDDLSILQMKFD, from the coding sequence ATGTTTCAAATACTAATAATTGATGACGACTATTCAATAAAAATACTCCTAAAAAGGATTTTGGAAAAACAAGGTTATGAGGTAGTGACTGCCAGTAGCGGCGATGAAGGAATAGAAAAAGCACTAGCTTATCGTCCAGCTCTAATTATTTGTGATTGGATCATGCCGGGTTTGACTGGACTGGAAGTTTGTCACCGCATTAAGGCAGACCCCAAATTTTCCACCACATTCTTTATTTTATTAACATCCTTGGATTCTGTTGCTGATTGCGTCAAAGGTCTAGATGCTGGTGCTGATGATTTTATCTCCAAACCTATTGAGCATAATGAATTACAAGCACGGGTAAGAGCGGGATTGCGCCTGCATCAGTTGAGTAGAGATTTGCAGGATCAAAAGTTGCTTTTAGAATCAGAAATGTCAGAAGCCGCAGACTATGTGCGATCGCTACTACCTTTTTCCATGACCGAACCCTTCAAGATAAATTTCCGGTTCATTCCCTCGCGACAACTCGGCGGTGACTGTTTCGATTACTATTGGCTCGATGATGATTATCTGGCAATTTACTTACTCGATACCGCCGGACATGGATTGAAAGCTACTCTTCCCTCTGTTTCAGTGCTGAATTTGCTGCGTTCACGTGCGCTCAAAGGTCTGAATTACTATCAACCTAGTGATGTATTGAAGGCTTTGAATGATACTTTTCAAATGAATTATCAAAATGATAAATACTTTACGATTTGGTATGGAGTTTACAATCGAATCAACCGCCAGTTAATTTATGCTAGTGCAGGTCATCCACCAGCAGTTTTAGTAACCGGCACATCTCCAAGGAAATCTGAAGTTAAACTCCTGAAAACCCCCGGTATGCCAGTTGGGATGTTTCCAGAGGCAAAATATGTTGATGCATCTTGCAATATTGAAAAATTTAGTACCCTTTATATTTTTAGTGATGGTGCTTATGAAATCACTAAATCAGATGGCACACTTTGGAGTTTGGATGCTTTTATTCAGCTATTAGTTAGTTTACAAGATCCAGTTGATAGCCAACTCGATCGCGTACTGAGTTATTTAATTGCT